In Thermospira aquatica, the following proteins share a genomic window:
- the tsaE gene encoding tRNA (adenosine(37)-N6)-threonylcarbamoyltransferase complex ATPase subunit type 1 TsaE, with product MQKEWLSFSVEETQQIAQEIAQMIERKEIPSLILLKGDIGSGKTTFVRGLLSFFHLEDMVSSPTFSIIHQYPHPKKTIYHIDLYRIRSVEELENLGLFEFFEEKTLVLIEWPEMLVDQLNFPHTLIELFYGEEENKRLLRLSVFFPNAM from the coding sequence ATGCAGAAAGAATGGCTCTCTTTCTCCGTAGAAGAAACACAACAAATTGCCCAAGAAATAGCACAGATGATAGAAAGAAAGGAAATTCCCTCGTTGATCCTTCTTAAAGGCGACATCGGAAGCGGAAAAACCACATTCGTACGGGGGCTTCTTTCTTTTTTTCATCTGGAAGATATGGTAAGCAGCCCGACGTTTTCCATCATCCATCAGTATCCTCATCCCAAAAAAACGATTTATCACATTGATCTTTACCGTATTCGCTCTGTTGAAGAGCTTGAGAATCTGGGGCTTTTTGAATTCTTTGAGGAAAAAACACTGGTCCTCATTGAATGGCCAGAGATGCTTGTTGATCAATTGAATTTTCCCCACACTCTCATAGAACTTTTCTATGGTGAAGAAGAAAATAAGCGTCTTCTCCGGTTGTCTGTATTTTTTCCAAACGCTATGTGA
- a CDS encoding sigma 54-interacting transcriptional regulator gives MLKEDNQIKRLRMIQYLSIAMNQTQDPDELLGLMLDKAIELTKATTGSIMLKEEGSKFLRYAAYRGFDENKIKRVPIAVGEGLTGAVFKDGIPRLVNDVDQDPLYIPLRDDIQSELIVPLQVEGQIIGVLSVDSVEKNAFSEEDLELLYTISNQAAQILYRTRLYEELKYKIHLQEILIEISQLIEKKIDLQDIFDSVMNILGERIHIDRGMLVLFEPEQSDKLSIFAGYRLTSEECERGIYRVGEGIIGGVVATGEPQSIPNIHEESRFLNRLKIKRDKEKPISFIAVPLKLEGLTLGVLAIEKEYDNKTYLKDLESMLFLVGQILSNKVRLARTFQQEKASLLEENLTLKKELEKNYTFHHIVGKNAKMRAVFELIHTVADTNASVLILGESGTGKELVARALHYNSSRKDKPFVSINCASIPENLLESELFGYKKGAFTGANTDKKGLFLVANGGTLFLDEIGDMPFALQAHLLRALQEREISPLGSETKIPIDVRIVAATNKVLKNLVKEKKFREDLYYRLNVIEIQLPPLRERKDDIPLLVRHFIQKVAQRENRSQVEISEEALIALMNYSWPGNVRELENSIERAFILAQGRRIELHHIAPFLTTEEEQRIFSLSEWIKSFLENAAYNGQVYEKVIGEVERELIHQALLINDRNKVKTADFLGINRNTLRTKIDQYHIT, from the coding sequence ATGCTCAAAGAAGACAATCAGATAAAACGTTTACGCATGATTCAATACCTCAGTATTGCCATGAATCAAACACAGGATCCTGATGAGCTTTTAGGTCTTATGCTGGATAAAGCCATAGAACTTACGAAAGCGACAACGGGTTCTATTATGTTAAAAGAAGAGGGTTCAAAATTCCTTCGTTACGCTGCGTACCGTGGGTTTGATGAAAACAAAATTAAGCGGGTTCCGATTGCCGTGGGAGAAGGTTTGACAGGAGCGGTCTTCAAAGATGGTATTCCGAGACTGGTGAATGATGTGGATCAGGATCCCCTGTATATTCCTCTCCGCGATGACATTCAATCTGAACTTATTGTTCCCCTCCAGGTAGAAGGACAGATTATCGGTGTTTTGAGTGTAGACAGTGTGGAAAAAAACGCCTTTTCAGAAGAGGATCTCGAACTTCTCTATACCATCTCCAATCAGGCGGCACAGATCCTTTATAGAACCCGTCTCTACGAAGAACTCAAATACAAAATTCACCTCCAGGAAATTCTTATCGAGATCTCTCAGCTCATTGAAAAAAAGATTGATCTTCAGGATATTTTTGACTCTGTTATGAATATCCTGGGAGAAAGAATTCATATCGATAGGGGAATGCTTGTCCTGTTTGAACCAGAACAAAGTGATAAACTCTCTATTTTTGCCGGTTATAGACTCACGTCAGAGGAGTGTGAACGAGGAATTTATCGTGTGGGAGAGGGTATTATCGGAGGGGTGGTGGCCACTGGTGAACCTCAGTCTATCCCCAACATTCATGAAGAGAGCCGTTTTCTCAACCGACTGAAAATCAAACGTGATAAGGAGAAACCCATCTCGTTTATCGCGGTACCGCTCAAGCTGGAAGGACTTACCCTTGGTGTTCTTGCCATAGAAAAAGAATATGATAATAAAACCTACCTCAAAGATCTTGAAAGTATGCTTTTTCTTGTGGGACAGATTCTCTCCAACAAGGTAAGGCTAGCAAGAACCTTTCAGCAGGAAAAAGCCTCTCTCCTCGAAGAAAATCTCACCCTCAAAAAAGAGCTTGAAAAAAACTATACTTTTCACCACATTGTGGGGAAAAATGCCAAAATGCGAGCTGTTTTTGAATTAATCCATACCGTGGCTGACACGAATGCCTCGGTTCTGATTCTCGGAGAAAGTGGCACAGGGAAAGAGCTGGTAGCTCGTGCTCTCCACTATAACAGTTCACGAAAAGACAAACCCTTCGTAAGTATCAATTGTGCTTCCATTCCAGAGAATCTGCTAGAATCCGAACTCTTCGGCTACAAAAAAGGTGCCTTTACCGGTGCAAATACGGATAAGAAGGGTCTCTTTTTGGTGGCAAACGGTGGTACCCTGTTTCTCGACGAGATAGGGGATATGCCTTTTGCCCTTCAGGCTCATCTACTTCGCGCACTCCAGGAACGGGAGATCTCTCCTCTGGGAAGTGAAACGAAAATTCCTATTGATGTTCGTATTGTGGCAGCAACCAATAAGGTGCTGAAAAATCTTGTCAAAGAAAAAAAGTTTCGAGAAGACCTCTATTATCGATTAAATGTGATTGAAATCCAGTTACCACCCTTGAGAGAAAGAAAGGACGACATACCCCTCCTGGTTCGACACTTTATTCAAAAGGTGGCACAACGTGAAAACCGTTCTCAGGTAGAGATTAGCGAAGAGGCTCTGATTGCCCTCATGAACTACTCCTGGCCAGGTAACGTCCGCGAGCTTGAAAATAGCATTGAACGGGCTTTTATCCTTGCCCAGGGGAGAAGAATCGAACTTCACCACATTGCCCCCTTCCTCACCACCGAGGAAGAACAAAGAATCTTTTCCTTAAGCGAGTGGATAAAAAGTTTTCTTGAAAATGCTGCATATAATGGCCAGGTTTATGAGAAGGTTATTGGTGAAGTCGAAAGAGAACTCATCCATCAAGCTCTTCTCATCAATGATCGAAACAAAGTCAAGACAGCAGATTTTCTTGGAATCAATAGAAATACCCTTCGCACAAAAATAGACCAGTATCACATCACATAG
- a CDS encoding glutamine synthetase III family protein encodes MRTYLPYKTYAKLKTIIATGEAIDDALAEEVAHGVKEWALRKGATHYTHWFQPMTGTTAEKHDSFLDFDGDGQPINRFSGKALKQGEPDASSFPSGGLRATFEARGYTAWDPSSPIFIIEGVNGNTLCIPTVFLSYTGEVLDKKAPLLRSMEVLSREATRLLHLFGKRNVKRVTTTVGAEQEYFLIDKAYFLRRQDLVLTGRTLFGAKPPRGQQMEDHYFASIRERVLAFMQDVEIEAFKLGIPAKTRHNEVAPAQFEIAPIFETSNIATDHNLLLMEIMRKVASRHNFALLLHEKPFKGVNGSGKHNNWSMATDTGENLLEPGKTPHENLQFLTVLTTVITAVYRYADLLRTSVATPGNDHRLGANEAPPAIISVFLGQQLSRILDDIENNKKTDYTDKQIIDLGISTLPRISRDNTDRNRTSPFAFTGNKFEFRAVGSSQSIAGPNFVLNTIVAKVLREVCDTIEANLKKGMEFNQAVMESILPLIKESKPVRFEGNNYSPEWEKEAARRGLPNRKNTPESLKDFINQKNIDVLKEMGVLSEVEIKARYHILVENYSKTLNIEAETALAIAKTQILPTVIRYQQILAQSISSIKGLVGESTYKTQVALLEDYASLVLDLQKKIHDLETVLTKAEETEDEVKKADFYCEQVVPMMNALREIVDTLEDKTADDLWPLPKYREMLFVY; translated from the coding sequence ATGAGAACTTACTTGCCTTACAAAACCTATGCCAAGCTCAAAACTATCATCGCCACAGGAGAAGCTATTGATGATGCTCTGGCAGAGGAAGTGGCTCATGGAGTGAAGGAGTGGGCTCTTCGCAAAGGAGCAACCCACTATACGCACTGGTTCCAGCCCATGACAGGTACCACAGCAGAGAAGCATGATAGCTTTCTGGATTTTGATGGTGACGGTCAACCTATCAATCGCTTTTCGGGAAAGGCGCTGAAGCAGGGTGAACCAGATGCTTCAAGTTTTCCCAGCGGAGGACTTCGAGCAACCTTTGAGGCTCGTGGCTATACAGCATGGGATCCTTCTTCTCCGATTTTTATTATAGAGGGAGTGAATGGGAATACGCTCTGTATTCCTACCGTGTTTCTTTCTTATACTGGAGAGGTTCTCGACAAGAAGGCACCTCTTCTCCGTTCTATGGAAGTTCTCAGTCGAGAAGCGACACGACTGCTTCACCTTTTTGGTAAAAGGAATGTAAAACGGGTCACCACAACCGTGGGCGCCGAACAAGAGTACTTTTTGATCGACAAGGCGTATTTTCTTCGTCGTCAAGATCTTGTTCTGACAGGTCGCACCCTGTTTGGAGCAAAGCCTCCTCGAGGACAGCAAATGGAAGATCACTATTTTGCTTCTATTCGTGAAAGGGTTCTTGCTTTCATGCAAGATGTTGAGATTGAAGCCTTCAAACTCGGCATTCCTGCTAAAACACGTCACAATGAGGTAGCTCCTGCTCAGTTTGAGATTGCTCCTATCTTTGAGACCTCAAATATCGCTACCGATCACAATCTTCTTCTCATGGAAATCATGAGAAAAGTGGCTAGTCGACACAATTTTGCCCTTCTTCTCCACGAGAAGCCTTTTAAGGGTGTCAACGGTTCAGGAAAACACAACAACTGGTCTATGGCAACCGATACGGGAGAGAATCTTCTTGAGCCTGGTAAAACTCCCCATGAGAATCTCCAATTTCTCACGGTATTGACAACTGTGATCACAGCTGTCTATCGCTATGCTGATCTCCTGCGTACCTCTGTAGCCACACCGGGAAATGATCATCGTTTAGGTGCAAACGAGGCTCCTCCCGCGATTATTTCGGTATTTCTTGGGCAACAGCTTTCCCGGATCCTTGATGATATTGAAAACAACAAGAAAACAGACTACACTGACAAGCAGATCATTGATCTTGGTATCAGCACCCTTCCCCGCATCAGCAGAGATAACACGGATAGAAACCGGACCTCGCCTTTTGCCTTTACAGGGAACAAGTTTGAGTTTCGTGCAGTTGGTTCCTCTCAATCTATTGCCGGACCTAACTTTGTCTTGAATACAATTGTAGCAAAGGTACTCCGGGAGGTCTGTGATACCATTGAAGCCAACCTCAAGAAAGGAATGGAATTTAACCAGGCTGTTATGGAGTCAATCCTTCCTCTGATTAAGGAAAGCAAGCCTGTTCGTTTTGAGGGGAACAACTACTCTCCCGAATGGGAAAAGGAAGCTGCTCGTCGGGGTTTACCCAATCGTAAGAATACCCCAGAATCCCTCAAAGATTTCATTAATCAGAAGAATATCGATGTCTTGAAGGAAATGGGGGTTCTTAGTGAAGTGGAGATCAAAGCACGTTACCATATTCTTGTAGAAAACTACTCCAAAACTCTCAATATTGAGGCAGAGACAGCACTCGCGATTGCAAAGACACAGATTTTGCCGACGGTGATTCGCTATCAGCAGATCCTGGCTCAATCGATCAGTTCCATAAAAGGCCTGGTGGGAGAATCGACTTACAAGACTCAAGTTGCCCTCCTGGAGGATTATGCTTCTCTGGTCCTCGACCTACAAAAGAAGATTCATGATCTCGAAACGGTTCTGACCAAAGCCGAAGAGACTGAAGATGAGGTAAAGAAAGCCGATTTCTACTGTGAGCAGGTTGTTCCCATGATGAACGCTCTTCGAGAGATTGTTGATACTCTTGAAGATAAAACAGCAGACGATCTCTGGCCACTTCCTAAGTATCGCGAGATGCTCTTTGTGTACTAA
- a CDS encoding glycine hydroxymethyltransferase gives MSVKVIQEYLTSTTKPSSGMVAYMANLSQVAMVTPEIARSIVAELEAQRTHLKLIASENFSSLSVQLAMGNLLTDKYAEGFPYHRFYAGCENVDAIEETAARYACELFGAEYANVQPHSGADANLMAFWAILSTKVEVPYLEGLGETNLYKITDAQWKELKERLGNQRLLGLDYYSGGHLTHGYRYNVSARMFDVYSYAVNKETGILDYDTIEKQAMEIKPLILLAGYSAYPRKINFKRMREIADKVGAVLMVDMAHFAGLVAGGVFEGEYNPIPYAHVVTTTTHKTLRGPRGGLVLAKKEFADALDKGCPLVMGGPLPHVMAAKAVALKEALSPEFKKYARQIVQNAQALAAGCQKRGLEIVTGGTDNHLFLINVARKGITGRQAESALRECGVTLNRNSLPYDPNGPWYTSGLRIGTPAVTTLGMRENEMDEIAEIIASVVENIKPLFSEKDNGPSKAKYEIAEKIKTSSQQKVIELLKRFPLYPELEITWLKKIVEA, from the coding sequence ATGTCTGTAAAGGTTATTCAAGAGTATCTAACCAGTACGACAAAACCATCAAGTGGAATGGTGGCTTATATGGCAAATTTGAGCCAGGTGGCGATGGTAACCCCGGAAATTGCTCGTTCGATTGTAGCAGAGCTTGAGGCTCAGCGCACTCATCTCAAGCTTATTGCCAGTGAAAACTTTTCTTCTCTCTCTGTTCAGCTCGCGATGGGCAATCTCTTGACAGACAAGTATGCCGAAGGATTTCCCTACCATCGTTTTTACGCTGGCTGTGAAAACGTGGATGCTATCGAAGAGACAGCTGCAAGGTATGCCTGTGAGCTCTTTGGTGCAGAATACGCCAATGTTCAGCCCCATAGCGGAGCCGATGCGAATCTGATGGCTTTCTGGGCTATTCTGAGTACCAAGGTTGAAGTACCCTACCTGGAAGGGCTTGGGGAAACCAATCTCTACAAAATCACCGATGCTCAATGGAAAGAACTCAAGGAAAGACTTGGTAATCAGCGATTGCTCGGGCTTGATTACTATTCTGGTGGTCATCTCACCCATGGATACCGCTACAATGTTTCAGCCCGCATGTTTGATGTCTATAGTTATGCCGTTAACAAGGAAACCGGTATACTTGATTACGATACTATCGAAAAACAAGCTATGGAAATCAAACCCCTTATTCTTCTTGCCGGCTACAGTGCCTATCCAAGAAAAATTAATTTCAAGCGAATGAGAGAGATCGCCGACAAGGTCGGAGCTGTTCTCATGGTTGATATGGCCCATTTTGCGGGGCTTGTAGCAGGTGGCGTTTTTGAAGGTGAATACAATCCCATACCCTACGCCCACGTTGTCACAACCACCACGCACAAAACCCTCCGTGGTCCTCGTGGGGGTCTTGTTCTAGCGAAAAAGGAGTTTGCCGATGCTCTGGACAAGGGATGTCCCCTTGTCATGGGTGGGCCCCTTCCTCACGTGATGGCTGCAAAAGCCGTAGCCTTAAAAGAAGCTCTCTCCCCGGAATTCAAAAAATATGCTCGCCAGATTGTACAAAACGCCCAGGCACTTGCCGCAGGATGTCAGAAACGGGGGCTTGAAATAGTCACTGGTGGAACAGATAATCATCTCTTTCTGATTAATGTAGCCCGGAAAGGCATCACCGGCCGTCAGGCTGAGAGTGCTCTGCGAGAATGTGGGGTAACCCTTAACAGAAATTCTCTTCCCTACGATCCTAATGGTCCATGGTATACAAGTGGTCTTCGTATTGGAACCCCAGCGGTAACCACCCTTGGTATGAGAGAAAATGAGATGGATGAGATCGCTGAGATCATCGCTTCTGTGGTTGAGAATATTAAACCTCTTTTTTCTGAAAAGGATAATGGTCCCAGTAAGGCTAAATATGAGATTGCCGAAAAGATCAAAACATCCTCTCAGCAAAAGGTCATCGAACTTCTGAAAAGATTTCCTCTCTATCCTGAGCTTGAAATCACGTGGTTAAAAAAGATAGTGGAAGCGTAG
- a CDS encoding TrmB family transcriptional regulator: protein MAIEQEELLIKHFERLGLSSNEAKVYLALLETHPITGYQLSKNSGILRPVVYEMLNRLVDKGGARIIKSNPDTYVPVEIEEFLRNLESDFIDSKKLIHTQLRNFMSVNETDFFWNIISQKNIENSILTLIQKATEEIFISVQDGQWLSPFFSLLNQRLRDGIKISIFSYYVFESQGLPLYTHYLDPSFRTPLIDRSMFLMAIDHSDALVAFFSDLKTAKATQSQNPVLIYTVRQKILSDIYLLRLKNMMGIEKFKLVLNDEDKRLFEVIEGASKR, encoded by the coding sequence TTGGCTATAGAACAGGAAGAACTCCTTATCAAACATTTTGAGCGGCTTGGACTGAGCAGTAATGAAGCTAAGGTATACCTGGCTCTTTTGGAAACCCATCCAATTACAGGATACCAACTCAGTAAAAATAGCGGTATACTTCGTCCTGTTGTTTATGAAATGCTTAACAGACTTGTGGATAAAGGAGGGGCAAGAATCATCAAGTCCAATCCTGATACGTATGTACCTGTAGAAATAGAAGAGTTTCTCCGTAACCTTGAAAGTGATTTTATTGATTCTAAAAAACTTATTCATACTCAGTTAAGAAATTTCATGAGTGTGAATGAAACAGATTTCTTCTGGAACATTATAAGTCAAAAAAATATTGAAAACTCTATACTTACCCTTATACAAAAAGCCACCGAAGAGATTTTTATTTCCGTTCAGGATGGCCAGTGGTTATCACCGTTTTTCTCTCTTTTGAATCAAAGGCTAAGAGATGGGATTAAGATAAGCATTTTTTCGTATTATGTTTTTGAAAGTCAGGGACTTCCCCTGTACACCCATTACCTTGATCCTTCCTTTCGCACCCCTCTCATTGATCGTTCGATGTTTCTCATGGCTATCGATCATAGTGATGCCCTTGTAGCTTTCTTTTCAGACCTCAAAACAGCAAAAGCCACCCAATCCCAAAATCCTGTATTGATTTATACAGTTCGACAAAAGATTTTAAGTGATATCTACTTGCTTCGTTTGAAAAACATGATGGGAATTGAAAAGTTTAAACTCGTTCTCAACGATGAGGACAAACGTCTCTTTGAAGTAATTGAAGGAGCTAGCAAGAGATAA
- a CDS encoding LptA/OstA family protein → MQKFSNKFIFLMAQMTFSLSFAQIFQNNEPITLTAERSVFQWEIQKLLLEGKAKRIPTIQQGASILKADTIVYEEQKKTGYAFGNVSFVDNKRGAKLLAGEGTYDTRTKEVVATKNPRLYLTGDGVEASGGVIRFFPEKNNLFFYNNVKIKGKNYLLTGEQAQLYQSSSRLSVQGNARLEQEDTTISSRLMQIAYANGKISSYTATEEVKVSDKKQGYVITGGRLDYYELLGYTRVTKDPRIHFTNENGEAEVSCLVLDMYQKEDRANLLGNVQITKGNQRVTARWGQYYIKQKRIVLTGNPVLEDGNSRFEATVMVFDVNKQELILEGRGKGRLQGQ, encoded by the coding sequence ATGCAAAAATTCAGCAATAAATTTATCTTTCTGATGGCACAAATGACTTTTTCCCTGAGTTTTGCTCAGATTTTTCAAAACAATGAGCCTATAACCCTAACCGCCGAGAGAAGTGTTTTCCAATGGGAGATTCAAAAGCTTCTTCTTGAAGGCAAGGCGAAAAGGATTCCAACCATCCAGCAAGGGGCAAGTATTCTCAAGGCAGATACTATTGTTTATGAGGAACAAAAAAAAACAGGATATGCTTTTGGCAACGTCTCTTTTGTAGACAACAAGCGAGGAGCAAAGCTTTTGGCTGGTGAAGGAACGTATGACACAAGAACTAAAGAAGTCGTTGCCACTAAAAATCCGCGTCTTTATCTCACTGGAGATGGAGTTGAGGCATCTGGAGGGGTTATACGATTCTTTCCAGAAAAAAATAATCTTTTCTTCTACAATAACGTAAAAATAAAGGGAAAAAACTATCTTCTAACAGGAGAACAGGCCCAGCTCTACCAATCTTCCAGCAGGCTCTCTGTTCAAGGAAACGCGCGACTTGAGCAAGAGGATACCACAATTTCCTCTCGTTTGATGCAAATTGCCTATGCAAATGGTAAAATCTCAAGTTATACCGCCACTGAGGAGGTAAAAGTATCCGATAAAAAACAAGGCTATGTCATCACAGGAGGGAGACTTGACTATTATGAGTTGCTTGGTTACACGAGAGTAACGAAAGATCCACGTATCCATTTTACCAATGAAAATGGAGAAGCAGAGGTTTCCTGTCTTGTGCTTGATATGTACCAAAAAGAAGACAGGGCCAATCTTCTTGGAAATGTTCAGATCACCAAAGGAAATCAACGCGTTACGGCTCGTTGGGGGCAGTACTATATCAAACAAAAACGCATTGTTTTGACGGGTAATCCTGTGCTTGAAGATGGAAATTCCCGTTTTGAGGCAACGGTTATGGTGTTTGATGTGAATAAACAGGAACTTATCTTAGAGGGTAGGGGAAAAGGGAGATTACAGGGACAATAG
- the lptC gene encoding LPS export ABC transporter periplasmic protein LptC has protein sequence MRYVWGCVFAFLVSSCGLKEAQAEKSLGLPNFLISDFKYVAINTMGQKEWELKASEAVMYQNSDDVFIYNFRVAFYRISNGVEILDSILTANKGQVNKKSLLVIAEGNVRILASETSLETERIQWDNIKKLFFSEAGIPVVIQRGGTRLIGYNLVADASLKEIRMENIDAKIQQ, from the coding sequence ATGCGGTATGTTTGGGGTTGTGTTTTTGCTTTTCTTGTGAGCAGCTGTGGCTTAAAAGAAGCTCAGGCAGAAAAGTCTCTCGGACTTCCAAATTTTCTTATTTCAGATTTTAAATATGTAGCTATTAATACCATGGGACAAAAAGAATGGGAGCTAAAGGCTTCGGAAGCGGTAATGTATCAAAATAGTGATGACGTATTTATTTACAACTTCAGAGTGGCATTTTATCGGATTTCTAATGGCGTGGAGATACTGGATAGTATTTTGACCGCCAATAAGGGCCAGGTCAATAAGAAAAGTCTTCTCGTAATTGCAGAGGGAAATGTCCGTATACTCGCAAGTGAGACAAGCCTTGAAACAGAGAGGATTCAGTGGGACAATATAAAAAAGCTCTTTTTTTCAGAAGCAGGGATACCCGTCGTTATTCAGCGGGGAGGAACCAGACTCATAGGGTACAATCTTGTTGCTGATGCATCCCTCAAGGAAATACGTATGGAGAATATTGATGCAAAAATTCAGCAATAA
- the hflX gene encoding GTPase HflX, translated as MKVLLLSVVEHRSSPLLQQVSLEELSELARTAGYEVVDKLVVFIRSIDPKTYLGIGKLQELVDFYHTEELDGIIIQQELSPSQIKSVEEKALCKVMTRTELILQIFALHARTKIAKIQVELAQLNYMLSRLVGKGEEMSRIRGGIGMRGPGEQQLEIDRRLLRKRIHTLTEQLKKAEKGMQERRKKRRKHQYSVALVGYTNAGKSSLLQALTHADVLIEDKLFATLDTTSRRLWLTDGNQSLQVVITDTVGFIQDLPHTLVESFRSTLLEAVDTELIIHVVNSVHPAYVQQIETVQKTLQEIGAEHIPQILCFNKIDLLDTELYLQLRQNFPKAYFVSATTKENLPILREAIYNFFIKREKSNSSV; from the coding sequence ATGAAAGTATTATTACTTAGTGTAGTCGAACACCGATCTTCTCCTCTTCTTCAGCAGGTTTCTCTTGAAGAATTGTCAGAACTGGCACGAACTGCAGGCTATGAAGTGGTGGATAAACTCGTCGTCTTCATTCGCTCTATTGATCCCAAAACCTATCTCGGAATAGGAAAATTGCAAGAACTTGTTGATTTTTACCATACGGAAGAACTCGATGGTATTATTATTCAACAAGAGTTGAGTCCTTCCCAGATCAAATCGGTAGAAGAAAAAGCTCTTTGTAAAGTGATGACGCGAACTGAACTCATCCTTCAGATATTTGCTCTTCATGCTCGCACAAAGATAGCAAAAATTCAGGTAGAACTTGCACAGCTTAACTATATGCTTTCCCGTCTCGTTGGCAAAGGAGAGGAGATGTCACGTATCCGTGGAGGTATAGGGATGCGAGGTCCCGGCGAACAGCAACTCGAAATAGATAGACGTCTTTTGCGAAAAAGAATCCACACCCTCACAGAACAACTCAAGAAAGCAGAAAAAGGAATGCAAGAAAGGAGAAAAAAACGTCGTAAACACCAATATAGTGTTGCTCTCGTGGGATATACCAATGCAGGAAAGTCCTCTCTCTTACAAGCACTTACTCACGCAGACGTACTGATAGAAGACAAACTCTTCGCTACCCTTGACACAACATCTCGACGATTGTGGTTGACAGACGGGAACCAATCTCTCCAGGTTGTAATTACCGATACTGTTGGGTTTATTCAGGATTTACCCCATACGCTTGTTGAAAGTTTTCGTTCCACCTTGCTTGAAGCTGTTGATACGGAACTTATTATTCATGTGGTGAATAGTGTTCATCCCGCTTATGTACAGCAAATAGAAACCGTCCAAAAAACCCTCCAGGAGATTGGCGCTGAACATATACCCCAGATTTTGTGTTTTAACAAAATCGATCTGCTCGACACAGAGCTCTATCTTCAATTGAGACAAAATTTTCCAAAGGCTTATTTTGTTTCAGCTACGACAAAAGAAAACCTCCCAATTTTACGGGAGGCGATCTATAACTTTTTTATAAAAAGAGAGAAATCCAATTCCTCTGTTTAA